One genomic region from Mauremys reevesii isolate NIE-2019 linkage group 7, ASM1616193v1, whole genome shotgun sequence encodes:
- the LOC120409113 gene encoding RNA-binding protein 14-like isoform X3 codes for MEEYTDKDYAFVHMEKEADAKVAIENLNGKEVKGRRVNVELSTNVQKKGAGQNAQAGTNTDKSKRASVDFREKYQPKIDGYEQLRPTDSTYPSVSAGYTASSLYDYQQRFGGTNTSSKYNSFDTQTRQASPSYFGRDRSPIRRSPTRIGFATVSLPMTAQPASYRAQPSTSLGATYRAQPSASLGMSYRAQPTTGQAASYRAQPSTSLGNTYRTQSSVSLGASNTQPAASSLNSYSAQAAYNTQAAASQLASYGVQSTATLASSYGAQPSASHAASYGTQPVAGYSASYGAQPTATHAAAAYAAQPVAGHTATYGAQPVATHAAAYGAQPAASHLASYGAQPVDSHSTSYGAQPAATLSASYGAQPVAGHSASYGAQPATALAASYGAQPVAGHSASYGAQPVAGHSASYGAQPVAGHSASYGAQPTAVLSAAYGAQPASTLAASYSNQSAAASYKSQVSAPLTTPYRTQSSNSMSASYTAQQPSSVPLAVTFRAQPVTAYDGPTQLGQQATPYLGLSQSSAAAAAIAPPYERTRLSPPRSVGYDDPFKKSSALAKRYSSDRRLSDLSDYRRLADSPLVYRHSPTKSPLDYRRLPEAHSDYARYSGAYGDYMHTARLHSNYQRRL; via the exons ATGGAAGAGTACACTGACAAAG ACTATGCATTTGTTCACATGGAGAAAGAAGCAGATGCAAAAGTTGCCATCGAAAATCTTAATGGAAAGGAAGTGAAAGGAAGAAGAGTCAATGTGGAACTCTCTACTAATGTTCAGAAAAAGGGGGCAGGACAAAATGCCCAGGCAGGCACCAATACTGACAAGAGCAAGAGAGCAAGTGTGGACTTTAGAGAGAAATATCAACCCAAGATCGACGGTTACGAGCAGCTTAGGCCTACAGACTCTACGTATCCATCTGTCTCTGCAGGATACACTGCATCCTCGCTCTATGATTATCAGCAGCGCTTCGGTGGCACCAACACTTCAAGCAAATACAACTCCTTTGACACTCAGACAAGACAAGCATCTCCCTCATATTTTGGAAGGGACAGAAGCCCAATTCGACGATCACCAACAAGAATCGGCTTTGCCACTGTGTCGCTACCCATGACAGCACAACCAGCATCCTACAGAGCTCAGCCATCAACCTCACTGGGTGCAACCTACAGAGCCCAGCCCTCTGCATCTCTCGGAATGTCTTACAGAGCCCAGCCAACAACGGGACAGGCAGCATCTTACAGGGCCCAGCCCTCGACCTCACTTGGAAATACTTACAGAACCCAATCCTCTGTTTCACTAGGAGCTTCTAATACCCAGCCTGCAGCCTCATCACTAAATTCCTACAGCGCCCAGGCTGCTTACAACACCCAGGCTGCAGCTTCCCAGTTAGCCTCTTATGGGGTCCAGTCCACAGCAACACTAGCATCATCCTATGGAGCTCAGCCTTCAGCCTCGCATGCAGCCTCTTATGGTACTCAGCCTGTGGCTGGTTACTCAGCCTCCTATGGAGCTCAGCCAACAGCCACACATGCAGCTGCTGCCTATGCAGCTCAGCCTGTGGCTGGTCACACAGCCACCTATGGAGCACAGCCTGTGGCCACACACGCAGCCGCCTATGGagcccagcctgcagccagccaCTTGGCTTCTTATGGAGCCCAGCCTGTGGACAGCCACTCAACTTCTTATGGAGCCCAGCCTGCAGCTACTCTCTCAGCATCATATGGTGCTCAGCCTGTGGCCGGCCATTCAGCCTCGTATGGCGCCCAGCCTGCAACTGCTCTCGCAGCCTCGTATGGCGCCCAGCCTGTGGCCGGCCATTCAGCCTCGTATGGCGCCCAGCCTGTGGCCGGCCATTCAGCCTCGTATGGCGCCCAGCCTGTGGCCGGCCATTCAGCCTCGTATGGTGCCCAGCCTACAGCTGTGCTCTCAGCAGCCTATGGTGCCCAGCCTGCATCCACTCTGGCTGCATCTTATAGCAATCAGTCTGCAGCAGCTTCCTACAAATCACAGGTCTCTGCTCCACTGACCACACCCTATAGAACACAGTCTTCAAACTCAATGTCAGCTTCATATACAGCACAGCAGCCCTCCTCTGTTCCTTTGGCAGTCACTTTCAGAGCTCAGCCTGTGACTGCATATGATGGGCCAACCCAACTTGGACAACAAGCAACCCCGTATTTGGGACTGTCTcagtcttctgctgctgctgctgccatcgcACCACCATACGAACGCACCCGTCTCTCTCCTCCACGGAGTGTTGGCTATGATGATCCTTTCAAAAAATCATCTGCTTTGGCTAAAAG GTACAGTTCTGACCGCCGTTTATCTGACCTCTCAGATTACCGTCGTTTAGCAGACTCGCCACTTGTGTACCGTCATTCGCCGACAAAGTCCCCGCTGGATTATCGCCGTCTTCCAGAAGCGCATTCCGACTATGCCCGTTATTCGGGTGCCTATGGCGATTATATGCATACTGCTCGGCTACATTCTAATTACCAGCGCCGCCTATAG
- the LOC120409113 gene encoding RNA-binding protein 14-like isoform X2 — protein sequence MVECDMVKDYAFVHMEKEADAKVAIENLNGKEVKGRRVNVELSTNVQKKGAGQNAQAGTNTDKSKRASVDFREKYQPKIDGYEQLRPTDSTYPSVSAGYTASSLYDYQQRFGGTNTSSKYNSFDTQTRQASPSYFGRDRSPIRRSPTRIGFATVSLPMTAQPASYRAQPSTSLGATYRAQPSASLGMSYRAQPTTGQAASYRAQPSTSLGNTYRTQSSVSLGASNTQPAASSLNSYSAQAAYNTQAAASQLASYGVQSTATLASSYGAQPSASHAASYGTQPVAGYSASYGAQPTATHAAAAYAAQPVAGHTATYGAQPVATHAAAYGAQPAASHLASYGAQPVDSHSTSYGAQPAATLSASYGAQPVAGHSASYGAQPATALAASYGAQPVAGHSASYGAQPVAGHSASYGAQPVAGHSASYGAQPTAVLSAAYGAQPASTLAASYSNQSAAASYKSQVSAPLTTPYRTQSSNSMSASYTAQQPSSVPLAVTFRAQPVTAYDGPTQLGQQATPYLGLSQSSAAAAAIAPPYERTRLSPPRSVGYDDPFKKSSALAKRYSSDRRLSDLSDYRRLADSPLVYRHSPTKSPLDYRRLPEAHSDYARYSGAYGDYMHTARLHSNYQRRL from the exons ACTATGCATTTGTTCACATGGAGAAAGAAGCAGATGCAAAAGTTGCCATCGAAAATCTTAATGGAAAGGAAGTGAAAGGAAGAAGAGTCAATGTGGAACTCTCTACTAATGTTCAGAAAAAGGGGGCAGGACAAAATGCCCAGGCAGGCACCAATACTGACAAGAGCAAGAGAGCAAGTGTGGACTTTAGAGAGAAATATCAACCCAAGATCGACGGTTACGAGCAGCTTAGGCCTACAGACTCTACGTATCCATCTGTCTCTGCAGGATACACTGCATCCTCGCTCTATGATTATCAGCAGCGCTTCGGTGGCACCAACACTTCAAGCAAATACAACTCCTTTGACACTCAGACAAGACAAGCATCTCCCTCATATTTTGGAAGGGACAGAAGCCCAATTCGACGATCACCAACAAGAATCGGCTTTGCCACTGTGTCGCTACCCATGACAGCACAACCAGCATCCTACAGAGCTCAGCCATCAACCTCACTGGGTGCAACCTACAGAGCCCAGCCCTCTGCATCTCTCGGAATGTCTTACAGAGCCCAGCCAACAACGGGACAGGCAGCATCTTACAGGGCCCAGCCCTCGACCTCACTTGGAAATACTTACAGAACCCAATCCTCTGTTTCACTAGGAGCTTCTAATACCCAGCCTGCAGCCTCATCACTAAATTCCTACAGCGCCCAGGCTGCTTACAACACCCAGGCTGCAGCTTCCCAGTTAGCCTCTTATGGGGTCCAGTCCACAGCAACACTAGCATCATCCTATGGAGCTCAGCCTTCAGCCTCGCATGCAGCCTCTTATGGTACTCAGCCTGTGGCTGGTTACTCAGCCTCCTATGGAGCTCAGCCAACAGCCACACATGCAGCTGCTGCCTATGCAGCTCAGCCTGTGGCTGGTCACACAGCCACCTATGGAGCACAGCCTGTGGCCACACACGCAGCCGCCTATGGagcccagcctgcagccagccaCTTGGCTTCTTATGGAGCCCAGCCTGTGGACAGCCACTCAACTTCTTATGGAGCCCAGCCTGCAGCTACTCTCTCAGCATCATATGGTGCTCAGCCTGTGGCCGGCCATTCAGCCTCGTATGGCGCCCAGCCTGCAACTGCTCTCGCAGCCTCGTATGGCGCCCAGCCTGTGGCCGGCCATTCAGCCTCGTATGGCGCCCAGCCTGTGGCCGGCCATTCAGCCTCGTATGGCGCCCAGCCTGTGGCCGGCCATTCAGCCTCGTATGGTGCCCAGCCTACAGCTGTGCTCTCAGCAGCCTATGGTGCCCAGCCTGCATCCACTCTGGCTGCATCTTATAGCAATCAGTCTGCAGCAGCTTCCTACAAATCACAGGTCTCTGCTCCACTGACCACACCCTATAGAACACAGTCTTCAAACTCAATGTCAGCTTCATATACAGCACAGCAGCCCTCCTCTGTTCCTTTGGCAGTCACTTTCAGAGCTCAGCCTGTGACTGCATATGATGGGCCAACCCAACTTGGACAACAAGCAACCCCGTATTTGGGACTGTCTcagtcttctgctgctgctgctgccatcgcACCACCATACGAACGCACCCGTCTCTCTCCTCCACGGAGTGTTGGCTATGATGATCCTTTCAAAAAATCATCTGCTTTGGCTAAAAG GTACAGTTCTGACCGCCGTTTATCTGACCTCTCAGATTACCGTCGTTTAGCAGACTCGCCACTTGTGTACCGTCATTCGCCGACAAAGTCCCCGCTGGATTATCGCCGTCTTCCAGAAGCGCATTCCGACTATGCCCGTTATTCGGGTGCCTATGGCGATTATATGCATACTGCTCGGCTACATTCTAATTACCAGCGCCGCCTATAG